The genome window CGAGTACGTCAAAAAAACCAATGCAATCGGCATCGTCAACGCGAGCGGCTTTTCCGATCCTGACGGTTATGGGAAAGGTGCGAAGGCATACGGCGTCGTCATTCACGACGGGAAAATCCTCCAAGGCTACAACCCAAAGAGCGGGGAAACCGCACTCGGGATTACGTACGAGGGCAAGCTCATCACGGGCAGTTATTCCGCCGAACAGATGGTGAAAATGGGCGTAAAAGATGCCATGAGCTTTCGACCCCAGCTGATCGTCAATGGGAAAAACCTCTTTACAGATAAGCCTGCCAGAAGCTGGGGCATCCAGCCTCGCACGGCTGTCGGTCAAAAAGAAGACGGTACGATTGTCTTTGTCGTCATCGACGGCCGCCAACCTGGCCACTCCATCGGAGCCAGCATGAACGACCTGGCTGAGCTGCTGGAGGAGCGCGGTGTCGTTACCGCGATGGCCATGGACGGAGGCTCCAGCTCCATGATGCTGCACAATGGAGAGGCCATCACCAAAACATCGTGCCCCTACTACCGTGGAAGATACTTGCCGAACGCCTGGGCCGTCATCTAAGGCCATGGACGAGACGAGGAGATTTTTTCTTAGAAAACGAAACAGGCAGCACCACATGATGTGGGCTGCCTGTTTTGTTTCGTGCAGGAGTATTACAGCTTGATTGGGGTCTTGGCTTGTTCCAGGCTCCATTTTTCTACATCCCAGACCTGGGTTACCCAGTCCTCATAGAACTCGGGTTCATGGCATACCAGGAGAACGGTCCCTTTAAATTCTTTGAGGGCGCGTTTGAGCTCTTCTTTTGCCACGACGTCCAAGTGGTTCGTCGGCTCGTCAAATACGAGCCAGTTGCTCTCGCGTTGCAGCAGCTTGCAAAGACGTACCTTTGCCTGCTCGCCCCCGGAGAGAGCGTTCATGTT of Brevibacillus choshinensis contains these proteins:
- a CDS encoding phosphodiester glycosidase family protein produces the protein MQTLSRARSHKRSTRVARRPWRWVKRLLLLSALACTTFALAGIIFLFGTQTGEDLREWAAGTLLTTQHDYWAPYTFIPEDKLNALKDQIKHPEVINSENDPNPTELPAVGKPVIVPLPEKPEELVTIEEINVKKENYYFKGKIMYVHDPKRVQLLVTNRKDRGDLLDEYVKKTNAIGIVNASGFSDPDGYGKGAKAYGVVIHDGKILQGYNPKSGETALGITYEGKLITGSYSAEQMVKMGVKDAMSFRPQLIVNGKNLFTDKPARSWGIQPRTAVGQKEDGTIVFVVIDGRQPGHSIGASMNDLAELLEERGVVTAMAMDGGSSSMMLHNGEAITKTSCPYYRGRYLPNAWAVI